AGGTGCTGGACGCAGGAGAAGAACAGGACTCCTCTAGAAAACGTCAGATCCTGGCGAGACGACCGTCATATCGCAAGATTCTCAATGAACTAGGTGGAGGTGAGATATCAGGTGAGGGAGGGAGGGTCTGTATGAAGTAAGAGTAATTTTCCTGAAAATGGTAGAGTGCCTAGGAGGGGAACTGCATCTTCAGTGATGTCTTGGCATTTGCATTGCAGATCAAGGGTTCAGTAATGAATTAGTGCCGTATTGTAGGAAAATACAGCATCATTATTACAATTAAGTGGAAAAGTGTCTTAATTGCTCAttgattcattttattgaataagATGCACATGTTAATCATAGATCAGATCAAATCGATCTATAATTATGCAGTTAAAGTTGTGTGTAAACAAGGTATATTAATCATGCATTTTTGTCTTTTGGTGGTTGTAGTATAGGCTACAAACATCTATTCATAGGTTGTTCTTAAAAAATTTAGCAATCCCAATTAATTTTACTTGGGAATTTACTTTTGGTTGTAGTATTTATTGAAAACAGGCAGTAAGGAATTCAGTTTTGGTtgtaatatttatcaaaaacagCCAGTAGTGAATtgggtgaaatataaagaaaaaaatctaattgtGGTGTGTAAGGATCAGGTTCCCATAGGTCAGGATGTTAAGAGGAGAAGCAGATAGGAAGCAGTATTATTGTTTTTGAAAGTGAAGAGTATGGGACATGTAGATATGTAGCTTCAAATTTCAGAGCTCGCATTTGAACATTTTATTAGCGATGGTTTTGCTATACAGCCAAGTAGCGGTAAAATCCCTGCCTACTGTTTTCATTTACACCTGCTATTTTGCTATTGAGTAGTTTAACTGGGCCatcaagttttatttatacaatcCTAGGGGTATTCTTAAAGTTTAAAAATGGTGCTTAATAAAGAAGTTGGATCCTTTGGTAGATGGAGACCAAAGTGAATGATAGAAAAGTGAAAGTGAGCAAAATAATCATCATTGGAGTAGTAAATGCTCCAAAGAACAAAAAGTATTGGTTACAGCATGTCTGTCAAGGCACAAAGCTTGGATTACCCATTGTGGGGAAGCCCTTTTGAGAGTGCTTTGTCTACTTTTGCCAATTTTGGgtttaattactgaaaattaaattgagTGATTGTTTATGGAATACTGAAAATTACATAGACATTACTTACCTGTATGGGTGGGAGAGCTTGTATGTAAAAgccaaagggaattttttgtaTGGCAAATCTGAATAACTGGGGAAATTGTACCAGGTAAAAAGTGACTGACAGTGAGGTGATAGGAATGAAGGAGAAGAGATTTCCTTGCACTTGAATACAGTAAACAATATTGATTGACAAATGGTAGTGCCAGTGTCCCATAGGGAACCAACTGCAGTATGTTatgttttcaaaatgttaaatcacaatCAGATTAATTTAAATGGTGTAAGTGTTCCTATTGGATAAGGACtggattttgttttatgtatttaatacaGTAAATACTTGTTTCAGAATGAAGGGATTTAACATACACTATGTATAACTTTGACAAATGATTGTGTATAAACTAGCATATGTCTGTGGGAAGAATGAGGAAGTTGTATTTGAAGCTTGAGCAGCGCTGTAATGGAATAGTGATGTGTGCTATGCTCACCAGCCTTTTGTTGCTTATCATGCtctaaaaacattcattttcatttacagtgttAATAGAATGAAATCGTCCTTCAACTTCAAACACTTTATCTACTCTTAAGAGTCTCTCCTAGATTAACTAAGGCTGTTTGAAATTGGTGATAATTTGTGTTTCCTCAAACTGGGAGTTGCACTTTCTCTGGAGTGTTTGTGCAGTGTTATTTGTCTACATCATTCAACCATTTTCCAAGCATTCCTAGCCTTGCTACACTATGAAGAGATTTGTCGTGAGCAATGCACTATTGAGAGGTACattttagagttttatttttggtaGACAGGAGTCTTTTACCAGGGTGAAGAGGGATTGCCTCATTTGGGGTTAGATTATGCATTCGTTCAATATTGCTATGATGTTGGAAAATAACCTAATGGGACCACATTTATAACATGTTGTACTGTACAGATTTATGAATagtatagatttattttgagagagTTCATGTGGGAAGTTTTAAAATACAGTACCCATATGATCTGCATTTCTAAAATTGTTTTGCAGTTTATGCTCTTAACTGCCATTTTCTACTAGTGggaattttatttccattcaccTCCATATTCAGTGGCTACATTGATTCGAGTAAAATTAGACTTATTTAAATTATGTCTGGAACATAGGATCATAACAGCCAACAATGAAATGGCTGTATTAactgttgtgtgtttttttttttttttttttttttttttttttttttttttgcgatgtaGTAACTTGTCAGTTAGAACGTCATAgatttgttttactgtattacAGTAATTAATGTGGGTAACTTGTAGATTTTAAAATATAGGGGCACTCTACTAAATTGAACTTTTCATAACTaccgaggaaattacatgaaggGTGGGATAAACCAGCAACTGGTTTTcagcatttttaaagtttttttgaaTTAGGTTTGCAAACAGGTAAAGTTTGAAATAAAGCAAGTGTCTCCAACATGAGAATACATTGTTCATATATAGATGCATTTGTTAGAATGAAATTCTTAGCAAATGTAATTTGATGTTGGCAGACAAAGGTGACGCTGGTAGCTCTGATTCCTCACAAGACGAACCAACGGGAACAGTGACCATTGGTGGGCAGCAGTATCAGACGGCAGGTTTGTTGAAAGGTCCGTCCGCTTATCGTGCGTTCACCTTGCCTTTGGAAAACAAGAATCAATAGTGAGATTTTGTTGCAAAAGAATTTGTTCTTCCAAATCAGATATCTTTATAGCagttgaaatattgaaaatttaatgaaaaaaaaattttaaaccattCAAAGACAATGTTAACCATGTTTCTTCAgatattttgtttagtttccaATCCTTAGTATTGATAGGTGACTAATTATTTGACATGGAAGCATGCTTTAATTTTACTCGCATAAATATGAAAGCATATCTGTTTAGATGAGTACTTCAGATTGATTTGGATGTATTTAAGGAGATGGAGAAATTCACGCTTTGATTCTTGTCTTCCTTGATTATAGACAACTTCTTGTCTTCCTAATCTTCTGAAGAAGAAATCATGAGTACTTAATATGCTGTCTAATGTAAAAGATCTTGGTCCTTCTCCAATTGTGCTAGTACCACATTCTGGAAGTTAATCATGGAAGAGGAAAATCCTAGATCTAGGTAAACTTGTTTCATTAGTTGGAATTGTTGTTTGATGTTCTTGCCATACACATGGTTCAAGTTGAAGGATCCTGAGTTATAGGGGAAGCCAGTGTTTATATGTTAcagatttttaatttaatgtgACTGTTATACATGGGAATGTGTCAAAAAAAGGTTTGACATGAAATTGTAGTGCCCGCTGTCAGTTGACCAGCTCAGAAGGTGTCTTCAGGAAATCTGTTTTATCTGTACCctaagtattttgtatttttcatttacccTTGCCATattttagtgtgtatatatatatatatatatatatatatatatatatatatatatatatatatatatatatatatatatatatatatatatatatatatatatatatatatatatatatatataatatatatatatatatatatatttttttttttttagcaaaacagctttttttttagtatagCTTTTGCTTAAGTGAGTTGTACACTCCAAGAGATTTTAGTTGAAATGTTGGCTAAATTTAAACTAAGGTGATTGTTAAATATTGTGTTTGGAGGATAGTTATTTGTAGGTAAGCTAGTGATAAACTGTATACCTCAAGTTCATATCTACAACAAATTTAAGTATTGTTTGGTTTTATTAAGTTTTGAATTTTACAGCCCTAGGGCATTGTGATAATTTCTCGGTCATAAACGTAACCAGATATGGAAGGGGGACATAATTGGATGTtggattttatgtaaaaatatattttagagttgaatgttaattttattttggtagtACGTATAGCTGATTTAAGTTTACTCTGTAGTTTggtatttactaattttattcaCACATCTCTTGAGAAATTTTTGGTTACATTACTTATCCTGATGTTAAATACTTATCCTGATGTTAAATGTTTGATGATTATGGCATgacgttatttttttccttttttactgtcaCCGATAATGCTGTAGCAGTTTATTGGTAGAGTTGTTGAATTCATAATGTCAAGACATTTTTAGTAGTACATGAAATCACCTTTacactctttttctctccatttcacagTAAATCATTGTGTGCTTGTTATGCTATATTGTAGTGttcattattttatgcttgaGAAACAGTGCTTTGCTTAACGTTAACTCCTAATCAAAGAAGATTGATGAAAAGATGTTGGATGTTTTTATACGAGTAAATTTCTTGTTGCCCCATAATATATCTGTTGTGGAGTTGCCCCTGCCCATTACTGATGTTTTGTGTAGACCTTTTGCTTGGAATGGCTTTCTCAAAAATGTGCTTTTGTTTAGGCTTAGTTAATTTTGTTCCATACATTGGTGTCATTTTGGTGAGcgattaatattctttatttttaaggcttaatattctttatttctgaggcttaatttttcataagttgccaGCTTTCTAGATATTGCAAGTTATAATCAACATCCATAGATGTCATATATGATGCAGTGGTAGGggtgtatttatgtaaatttatggtATTACAGTGATCCAGTATAAATTGATCATTTTGAATGATTGTTCCTTAAACTTAGTAGGTTATAATAGAAAATAGTAATAGGGTAATGTTACTTAGTGTTACATAAGTTCATTTGTGGTAAACTGTTTCAAATTATTAAGGTTAATAAAACTAGTTACATATCTAAGCTCTCATAGGGGCTGGAGGATGAATTTTTCTGACGTTTGAGAATTAGGTCAGGATTTAGTGAAGGTAATGTGACTAAGCAAGGGTGAGAAAGTTATAGAGGGGGTgttgaattttaataatgaacCTGTGAATTAGTGTAATTCTTCACATATTTCatgtgttgtggtgtagaatatatagggaaattagatagaaaagagaaaaagaaatgaaagagagagaaatatagaagagagaaaaagttaggatttctcttttctatctaatttccctatatattctacaccacaacacatGTATATTTGAAATTGGTAAGTAATAGATTATTTACTTCGTTACTTACTAGATAGTTACATTAATGCAGATCTCTCGGGTACATTTAATATGTTGCTGGGTTACCACAAACATTTGCTATCGTAGCATTTAAGGATATCAACTTTAcaggcctttattattattttgtaacttttttgaagtATTAGTGGGAGCCCTGAAATCTTTTCTTGTACTGAATGAGTTTTCTAAAGGTTTTTGTTCTCAAGAAATTGAAAATGGTagttgtgtattttatattagtaATATGTAACTTGAAGTTAGCAACGTTATGATGCAAGGTTAAATTCATAAGCAAATTTGACTGGAGTTGATATTTTAAGTGCGAAGTAGTTCTTTTGCAGACTTCAGCCATTagcttttatatattgtaatgtgaaATGATAGTTTCAGTATTTCACTGTGGTACCTCTCTTGCTTACAGTGATTCCTGCTGGGAGTCTACAACTAAGTGGCCAAGGGAGTGACGGCCTTCAAACCATCGCTATGACAAATGCTGCTACCGCTGGTGGAGCCATTGTACAATATGCACAAGGCTCAGATCCACAGTTCATTGTTCCTGGTGAGACAGACTTTATAGTTGCTGTTAATATTATAAACTTAGTACAGTAATAGCATATGTTCTATGTACAAATATTTGAAGTGGTTAGGCTGATTGTATATGTCAGACTAGTCACACTTAAGGTTGTTAACACGAAGTTAACATAAGATGAAAGTATCTTTCATAAGCCCTTCATACTGCTTGTAAGTTCATAAACTCATTAAAACTCAAAGTTGTAATCTTGTTGAGCATGATACTTGGGCTGTTACCTCATACAAAGTAATATGGTCTGCCTGTTGCACTGTACTACATTTACTTAGCAGCATATGGTTAGTCTTCTGTACTttactttgttaattttcctcttttccatttGGCTGGGTAAATGAAGTAGTTTCAACTTAAACTTTTTGTCAGGTACTCAAGTACAAATCATTAGgggttaaataattaaatacaaaaattttacacaATGATCTGGTTAAATAGCTGTATTATCTTTAAAGTGAtcctttataattttgatttggTTTTGCCTTGTGCATAATATGGACAGTTGCCACAAGTGACCTGAGTGGATTGAAGATAGCTACTAGCACTGGTGCAGGAGGTTTAACGCAAGGAGTAGTTCTCGCAACAGAGTCAAGTGTACACAGAGGTGATCAAATGGCTGAGGAAGCCACCCGCAAGCGTGAGATCAGACTTATGAAAAACAGGTGAGGGACAATAAATACTTTTCACGTTAAAAACTTCTCATGTCATTATACTTAATGTGCACTCACCAACAAAACTGAAGCAACTGTTTCCTTTAATGTTCAAGACACATATTGTTCACtaatgcaacatctggcaacttcaGTCGTATGTTTGTTGTTTGCCTGATTCCCCATAACTTTAAATCATTAAGATTCGACAAAAGCTCTGGAATCATTTGTTATTAGTCTTAGTTTCACTTGTCTTTGAGCTCTTCATTAATACAGTTTTTTGTTTCGGTAATTCTGTAAACCTGACTTTCAGTAATTGAATTTGCCCAGAAAACTTTCTTCAGATGTAAACATTACCAGTTTCTTGATTTTCATCAGCACCCATTAATGTACATAGCAGGGATAGTGAGAAGGTTTTTGAAAGGGAGGCATTAAACCgtattttatgaaaaacatttattataacattaAGAGTGTACAGTAATTAGAACGAGAAAAATAGGGAACCCAGTGAAAAAAGTGTTACATTGCTCAGACCTACAAAACTCATGACTGTTGTCAGAGTTGGCAAACAATTGGTTGAAATCATCATTTGTGAAATCATGCTGTAATTACAGGCAAGTTATTAATGTAAACAACCATCAATCGCCATTTATTAAGTGTAATGGAGACTCGATAAGTACTGTACCATTATTggtattaaaagaataaagaaatagaatatgcATGTAATTTGGTACTAAAAACGGGGGCTCAAGATGCTTGATGGTTAAATGTTTCAATGTTTCGCCAGAGCTTTTGGTAGCTGTGAAGAACACAAACGTAAACAAAGGATGTTGTAGTAAAGTGGACaggttttctcttttaattatcaGTAATATTTGTGATTTGCAGGTTAGTGTACACTGCACcgatattgtatatattttgtagacTTACAAATTTATAATCCAATGCTAACTTAACcttgaaatgagagaattttagGCTAACTAGGCCTAAGGCAAGCATAACCTAATGTAGTGTATGATTCCAAAATTAGCCTAGGCCTACATAAACTTAGTCTAGCCTGGACGATATTTGCCAAAATCTTGACTCGAATGTTACATGGGCTACAATCAGGGATTTTTGGGGTAAAAAAAGGAGGGTTGAATATTAAATGGGGTCAAACATTACACAAGTAAATACAGTACCCCAACCtttacctttttatatttatgctagcATGATGGTAATAGTATTAATGGGGGTTATGATTCTTGACAACATCAAAGTCAGGAGGGTGGGGCAGTAGGTACATAATGTAACATCCAGTGACTTGTTTTCCCACCCAAAGTTCTTGGGCTCCTCGCATCAGAGACATTCTTGCTGATTTAACTAGTTTTGTTCAACCTCTTAGTTGTTACAACATATACTACCACTTATGCCCGCTAATTTTTAACActgaaatacaaacataaatatagaGAAACCTAGAGCAATTATCATTTTCACTtatgatgatgtaataataataataatgtaataataataatagtgttcaTAAAGGAAAATGAGTATATGTTGTTGTAATATGGAGTACCACAACCAGAAATCTACATTCTGTATTACAAGTGTGTCTGAACGAATCCATCTAAAATTTCAATTTCTTCGTACATATATGGTGTTATCAGGTATCCAAGTGTTTTAGTCTTGCAGATTTACTTTTATggtcatattctagagtaaatttaataagattatgcattttcagaaaaaaaaaaacttataaattcaATGAAAACTGTTGCTTAACAACTGGTGCTGAGTGTACATTTAGGTTTAACTTTTAAACACCAAACTTTTACATTAGGAGCAATAATATTACCCTGTCTTCAAGTGTACCAAAATGAATAATCAGTTCAGTTGTCTGACTCGTGGGTATTTCATGAGTAGCCCTACTACCCAGTTCTTGAATGTAGAACAACACTGATAATTTGTGAGAAGTTGCAATATATTAAAGATACTAATGtgatcattaagaaaaaattctttggGCTAGCCATGTGAGAGCTAGTGTTAACTCAATGGTCTGGCTAAACTTAGTAATAATGATCTCCACTACGAGGTCCTTGTATTTTGTCTTGAGCTGTGCATGGTAAATAGTACTGAAGGttctttttcatcaatttttgcCTAGCTTCCCAACTAACTTTGTAGTTCAAACTTTCAGTTCTCAAGAACAAAGCCTTTGGGGGATCagtttttaaaatacagtattaatattctagcacattctttttttcattttctgattatttGGTAATTATAAGAATGTGTATAATTTGAAGCAGGCTACCTTTTGTGTCTTGAAGAAAGAATAAGGTTTGAGGCAGATGACAATAGAGTGGGCTTAtccttttttggattttaagaTGTAAGTGTTTTGAAACCCTTGAACTTGCATATTTGAAAGGACTTGTATCAAAGAAGGAAGATTGTTTgttcaggtttttattaaaatatttcttttattatcaggGAAGCTGCAAGAGAGTGCCGAGCCAAAAAGAAAGAGTACATCAAATGCCTTGAGAACAGAGTTGCTGTCTTGGAGAACCAAAATAAAGCCTTGATCGAAGAACTGAAAACACTGAAGGCTCTTTACTGCCAAAATAGTTGATAGCAGAGCGTAAGTGAATTTGTCTCCCTCTAATCTTTGCGCAGTGATAATAGCTCCGAGCAGCAGTTTCAACCTTGAAATTAAGGTTAATTGTGCCAGCAAAACCATAGCTGCTGTTGTCTATTAACTGGATGGCTCTAAAATGTTTGCCAGCTGCTCTCATAGACTTAAAGACACAAAATGCCCTTGGCTGAAATTTTAAACCATTGTTGGAATGTGATTTCACATGAGTAATGGTAAGCTTGGTATTACATTTCATGAGGTTTATCCATGATACTGActgcaatttttttccatttcttcatacCATTGAAGAACTGGAAATTTCCTCGTTGAAAACCTCGATTAAAGGTTTGTAGGAACATTTTTGGAAACAGAACTCATTGTAATCTGAGAAAATGTCCAAGCGCGAATCACTGTTTGTGATAATGTGACTGAATTGTTACAGAGTAATAAGGAAATTTTAGTTATGGTCAGCGTGTCTCAGGCATTTGACCAGTAATGAGAAGTGTCCTTGCGTCTGTAGAGTACTGCATGCCAATGTAAGGCAAGAAGTACAGTTTTGTTGTGCATACATCAACTGTGGAAGAACAGCTGATGCATCATGGTGATACTTGTAACATGGTTTATTTTCATAAGTAGAAAGGTATATTCCTAGCTATTGGCATGAATAGGTTTTGCTCACTATTTCCATATCATTGGCCATCTGCAATTTATTTTTGGCTTAGCTGAAATGTGTGCAAAACttgatgcattttattttcatgaccatTTCATAACTTatctgtaaatgaataaaaaaaatttctgtaatatCTTGAGTGATAAAAGATGTTACTTGGTATTAACATATTCCACCAACTTTAaggattttaaagtaattttttgtacagtgtaattatcaatttttttttttttttttttttgtgcagtacAGAGTATTTCCCTGACAGTAAATGGAGTCTGTGGGATATTTATATAGTTGAATCGTATTTTGTCAATCAATTGTTATCATGATTTGCTAGTCAATTAATGCGATTTAGAATCGCTGAATATATTACCTTAGTGTATTTGCCATATTTTTGTGGAGGATGTGTTCATTGATAAAAATTTTAGGAGCCACTGGAAACCTCTAACCTCAATCCTCAATTAGAAGAGGTTTAATGGATGTTTTATGGAAGAATTCTTGACATATTTCATTGCCTGTGTCATTTTTTCACTCACTTATTGTCCTAACACTTCATCATATGTAGAATTTGACTTTTTCAAAAACTTCACCAGTATTGGATTTTAATCACAGGCATAAACATAATTTATCTCATTTGAGGGTATAAGGCCCCTAATCATCCCCTGAGGacatagatttttattttgagacaatttatattttttaatagactGCCCTGTTTTACTAACCAAAAATGGTAATGGTTAATTTTTGATCACATTGCACTTTGTCACAGCAACAATTGGTAGCCTccctactttatttttttcttaatacaaaGTTGTTACTttaggataaataagaaaagaaagctgTGAACATGCTGGAAAGTATAAACCATTAGTGTGCTGAAGTATGAAACTAATTTAAACGCTACAACTCATACATGTGCAGATTACTTTGTGTTAATCctccaaaaataatttgttttcatgttATGCACTGTAATTGTTTCTGTAACATCTTTTAAAATGCAGTATTCATGGATGAGGAAACCCAAAGTTAGTGCATTTTAGCCATCACTACTGCTATAACAGTAATGTAGATATAATACATAAAGCAGACTACTATCATGGCAAGTTAATCTTACTTTATCTCTTTAAAACTTAAATGCTACCTTGATAGGtcggttgtctggttaaactgtaATCTCAACAAGGCTTAAACTTGAtgctgctgtattttttttttcttagagtcCCATAAAGAGGTTTTGATtctttactaatattattattattatcatcatcattattatcaacagGTGGTTCGACCAGACACTTAGAAATGTTTCTTGATCAGGTACTTATGAGAGTGATCCTTTCATAAAATGGGCATGAAATTTGTCATGTGAGCAGTGCCTttggggtttattttttttcaaaaatttcttataatataatatattggaTGAAAGTTCATTTTCTTGTGCTTTGCTGATGCTCAGTTAcagtactatatatttatttaaattttttaatcagtGAAGTGTAAGGCTCACGTTAAATACCCTTTGCATGTATAGATGAACTGTAATGTGTAAAgtttaacatattttaatttttattaacatcttTTGAGTAATCAGAGACTGATGTAGTGCAACTGGTAAATTTGAATGTGGAGGGTTTTTGGCTTAGGAAAAGATGTAAAGTTGAAACTGAAACAAGCAGTGTCTCTCATATACAATTTCCTCATACTTTTGCCATAATAGTGgccttttgtcttttttctcaAGTTTAAATATGACTGCTCAAAATGTTGGTGgtttgtgtacaaaaaaaaatgattgctGTTTCACCTGTGTTATAAACTCTTACATCTAGATAAATGTGCAACTTCATTGTGTAAGAGTATAAAGCAATTCCAAAGACCACTTCACCTGCTATAGGCAGAGGCTTTTTTGACTGAAAATGATTGTTCAAAGTAGcatctgcagcagcagcagcagcagcagcacactACACACCAGATGAAGAATTCTGTTGTCTGTCAGTATATGAATTTTACTTGTATAACTGATCATCTTCCCAGTGAGAGTTTATGGCTGAAGTGATGCATAAAACCTTATGTACTTAAAAGATTGTAAAGTGTATACTCTGTACTCTCAATTTTGTGTGCATTTCTTTACTAAGTGTACATCTTGATTACTAGAGAATTTTTTACAAGTAAATTACTGTATGGTTTCTGTGTAGTCCTACTTGAAAAGTTTATCAGTTTCATGCTTTCGTCAAGTAACAGAATTTGTGAATAAAAGCaagtgtttaaagtttttttattactttgataTTGAAAGTACAGTgccactaaaaaaataattaagcaattgtagtaattactgaaatatctGGATAGTTGAAGATGATCAGTTTTATAACGGCATTACTTTATGGATGTGACATATGatttaatgttttgtaaatattaatatagGATTGCAAATGTGTTGTAAACATGATTGCCTGAAGGAAGAAGATAAGTATTTTTGAACATTAAAATGTTGTTGAATAAACGTTAGTTTTTCCTCATTAACCAAACAGCACTTGGAACAACACTCGAGTCATCCACCAGAAACGGAAGGTGGTCAACTTCTCATAATAAGTGGAAAAATAATGTACTGTGAATTTATAAGGGGCCAAGAAATT
Above is a window of Macrobrachium rosenbergii isolate ZJJX-2024 chromosome 32, ASM4041242v1, whole genome shotgun sequence DNA encoding:
- the CrebB gene encoding cyclic AMP-dependent transcription factor ATF-1 isoform X8, with translation MDGVDGGAGGGSGSNGDPLATVNEGGGGGGGSSAGGGASMPAVSTVFVTIPQTAVVSAKGIQSVIQQPSQPSVIQSTALQTVQISKGNVILLKQPPNSVIQSAGGGNLPAVQVLDAGEEQDSSRKRQILARRPSYRKILNELGGGEISDKGDAGSSDSSQDEPTGTVTIGGQQYQTAGLLKVIPAGSLQLSGQGSDGLQTIAMTNAATAGGAIVQYAQGSDPQFIVPVATSDLSGLKIATSTGAGGLTQGVVLATESSVHRGDQMAEEATRKREIRLMKNREAARECRAKKKEYIKCLENRVAVLENQNKALIEELKTLKALYCQNS
- the CrebB gene encoding cyclic AMP-dependent transcription factor ATF-1 isoform X3, producing the protein MNLVTCSAGGPLLSPPFPASCVGSLTKLVSDKPSLDSCSCYRPHACLLSRCLAELYSFYNDPYLLICHALFLSPRAILRISGLFRRDITGEENIQSVIQQPSQPSVIQSTALQTVQISKGNVILLKQPPNSVIQSAGGGNLPAVQVLDAGEEQDSSRKRQILARRPSYRKILNELGGGEISDKGDAGSSDSSQDEPTGTVTIGGQQYQTAVIPAGSLQLSGQGSDGLQTIAMTNAATAGGAIVQYAQGSDPQFIVPVATSDLSGLKIATSTGAGGLTQGVVLATESSVHRGDQMAEEATRKREIRLMKNREAARECRAKKKEYIKCLENRVAVLENQNKALIEELKTLKALYCQNS
- the CrebB gene encoding cyclic AMP-dependent transcription factor ATF-1 isoform X1, which encodes MNLVTCSAGGPLLSPPFPASCVGSLTKLVSDKPSLDSCSCYRPHACLLSRCLAELYSFYNDPYLLICHALFLSPRAILRISGLFRRDITGEENIQSVIQQPSQPSVIQSTALQTVQISKGNVILLKQPPNSVIQSAGGGNLPAVQVLDAGEEQDSSRKRQILARRPSYRKILNELGGGEISDKGDAGSSDSSQDEPTGTVTIGGQQYQTAGLLKVIPAGSLQLSGQGSDGLQTIAMTNAATAGGAIVQYAQGSDPQFIVPVATSDLSGLKIATSTGAGGLTQGVVLATESSVHRGDQMAEEATRKREIRLMKNREAARECRAKKKEYIKCLENRVAVLENQNKALIEELKTLKALYCQNS
- the CrebB gene encoding cyclic AMP-dependent transcription factor ATF-1 isoform X4, with the translated sequence MNLVTCSAGGPLLSPPFPASCVGSLTKLVSDKPSLDSCSCYRPHACLLSRCLAELYSFYNDPYLLICHALFLSPRAILRISGLFRRDITGEENIQSVIQQPSQPSVIQSTALQTVQISKGNVILLKQPPNSVIQSAGGGNLPAVQVLDAGEEQDSSRKRQILARRPSYRKILNELGGDKGDAGSSDSSQDEPTGTVTIGGQQYQTAVIPAGSLQLSGQGSDGLQTIAMTNAATAGGAIVQYAQGSDPQFIVPVATSDLSGLKIATSTGAGGLTQGVVLATESSVHRGDQMAEEATRKREIRLMKNREAARECRAKKKEYIKCLENRVAVLENQNKALIEELKTLKALYCQNS
- the CrebB gene encoding cyclic AMP-responsive element-binding protein 1 isoform X18 — translated: MIQSVIQQPSQPSVIQSTALQTVQISKGNVILLKQPPNSVIQSAGGGNLPAVQVLDAGEEQDSSRKRQILARRPSYRKILNELGGGEISDKGDAGSSDSSQDEPTGTVTIGGQQYQTAGLLKVIPAGSLQLSGQGSDGLQTIAMTNAATAGGAIVQYAQGSDPQFIVPVATSDLSGLKIATSTGAGGLTQGVVLATESSVHRGDQMAEEATRKREIRLMKNREAARECRAKKKEYIKCLENRVAVLENQNKALIEELKTLKALYCQNS
- the CrebB gene encoding cAMP-responsive element modulator isoform X14, with the translated sequence MRKFVQDQRMDGVDGGAGGGSGSNGDPLATVNEGGGGGGGSSAGGGASMPAVSTVFVTIPQTAVVSAKGIQSVIQQPSQPSVIQSTALQTVQISKGNVILLKQPPNSVIQSAGGGNLPAVQVLDAGEEQDSSRKRQILARRPSYRKILNELGGGEISVIPAGSLQLSGQGSDGLQTIAMTNAATAGGAIVQYAQGSDPQFIVPVATSDLSGLKIATSTGAGGLTQGVVLATESSVHRGDQMAEEATRKREIRLMKNREAARECRAKKKEYIKCLENRVAVLENQNKALIEELKTLKALYCQNS
- the CrebB gene encoding cyclic AMP-dependent transcription factor ATF-1 isoform X11 encodes the protein MDGVDGGAGGGSGSNGDPLATVNEGGGGGGGSSAGGGASMPAVSTVFVTIPQTAVVSAKGIQSVIQQPSQPSVIQSTALQTVQISKGNVILLKQPPNSVIQSAGGGNLPAVQVLDAGEEQDSSRKRQILARRPSYRKILNELGGGEISDKGDAGSSDSSQDEPTGTVTIGGQQYQTAVIPAGSLQLSGQGSDGLQTIAMTNAATAGGAIVQYAQGSDPQFIVPVATSDLSGLKIATSTGAGGLTQGVVLATESSVHRGDQMAEEATRKREIRLMKNREAARECRAKKKEYIKCLENRVAVLENQNKALIEELKTLKALYCQNS
- the CrebB gene encoding cyclic AMP-dependent transcription factor ATF-1 isoform X6; its protein translation is MRKFVQDQRMDGVDGGAGGGSGSNGDPLATVNEGGGGGGGSSAGGGASMPAVSTVFVTIPQTAVVSAKGIQSVIQQPSQPSVIQSTALQTVQISKGNVILLKQPPNSVIQSAGGGNLPAVQVLDAGEEQDSSRKRQILARRPSYRKILNELGGDKGDAGSSDSSQDEPTGTVTIGGQQYQTAGLLKVIPAGSLQLSGQGSDGLQTIAMTNAATAGGAIVQYAQGSDPQFIVPVATSDLSGLKIATSTGAGGLTQGVVLATESSVHRGDQMAEEATRKREIRLMKNREAARECRAKKKEYIKCLENRVAVLENQNKALIEELKTLKALYCQNS